From the genome of Fusarium fujikuroi IMI 58289 draft genome, chromosome FFUJ_chr06:
ATAATCCTTTAGACTTTGTACACTGGAGCTATCTGCAAATCTCGGATTCTCCGTCCTTTTCCGTGTTCGTTAGCGTCATTCTTTAATTCCCCCACATTCAACCTACTTACAAGGATAGCTGGCCCGGATTCGTCGGAATACCAATTGTTGATAGGTCAATTCCCGGAACCCAGGGTCTCACGTCAGGTCAAGACTTGGCAACATGGTTCACCGACGCGTGCCGCCATAACATGTCGTGATATCAAATCTCGTTTGTAGCGGCATGTTATGCCGATCTTCAGCACCACACTGCCATGTAACGCTATTACATGTTTGTCAAAAACTGTCAGCTAAAACATCCATGAACGATCAACCTGCAGCTATCCTTGCCGCAAAAAGTCTAATCACGAACCGAGCGGTCAAAAAAGACCAGGGACTGAACCACGCATCTTTTAAGTTTCCGGGATGTTGGAAAAAGATAAATAGCTCCACATAGCCCCTTCAACTCATGCAATGCTACTCAACCCCGTCACCGCATTAGTATATCTCCAGTCGTCACGCAGACCTTCATCATGTATTCTTGGTCATACCTTGGAGCTTCAGCGCTAATGCTCGCGAACATGGTCTCGGGTCTCAGCATCAAACTCGACGCCAAGGCCGGAAAGTCTTGCGAGTATACCGCGCCATGGCAGACGCTCCCTGAACTTCCGCCTATGCCCAAGGCCAATTTCAAGGGTACTGCACCAATTGACGGCATTGATCTTTGGTATGCGACCTTCGGAAGGCCGCTCAAGGAGACTAAAGCGAAAGGCCACAGCCCTGTTGTTTTCCTCCACGGTGGCTTTGCCAACAGTGATTACTGGGCCAACCAGATCCGATATTTCAAGGATCACCCCTACACTTTAATCACAATCGATTCTCGAGCTCAGGGTCGTTCGTCAGATGATACAAGTCGACCGTTGACCTATGACCTCATGACTAAAGATGTCATTGGATTGATGGACCATCTTGGGATTGAGAAGTTCTCAACTGTCGGTTGGTCTGACGGCGCATGCATTTCTTTCGACCTCGCGATGAACTTTTCTTCTCGTCTCGATCGTACCTTTGCATTCGGCGGTACTTACAGCCCTGAGAACATCAATGCGACGGCTGGAGAGAGTCCCGTGTTCTTGGAGTACATGAAGAGAGTTGAGAAGGAGTATAAGAAGAACTCACCATCCAGGGGTTCATTCCACAACTTTTCGGAGAGGATGGACGCGATGTGGGCTACTCTGCCAGACTGGGATGCAAAGTCCTTTGCCAAGATTCCTACTCGATACTCTGACCCCAATGCCCCTATCATGTGGATTGTCGATGGAGACTCTGAGGAGGCGGTCACTCGAACTACTCCCGGCGAGATTCATAGCTGGGTCTGGGGTTCTGATCTCGTTATCCTGCCCGGAGTCAGCCACTTTGCGTAAGTCACTGCATCGAGTATCTATGCGACATCGATTGACCTTTTCACAGTTTCATGCAAGACCCACAGACCTTCAATGCCATGGTTGAACGCTTCCTCGAGATGCCTCGTTTCCCTGGCGAGCTGTAGAATATCACTGTAGTGCTTGGTGGTATTTAGCATACTGGTCTACAGTTACGATGAAGAGATGACGGACCACCATTCTTTCATTTAATTGAAATCTTCAGACATTACAATCTGCTCGGTATACTATTGCAATCAACCTATCAAGCTCTTCACAGTTGCCCCCACCCAATGACCAATAGTCCTCTCCTCTGTCCAAGCCCACTTCCCAACAGTAATAGAAGCCAAAAGCACAACTCCCAGAGTGACCAATCCAACAAGCCATAGATCCCAGTTCCTAACCTTGAAAGTCAACATGCGCATATCAGCTGTCTGCAGATGCATCAGCCGTAGTtccttctcaccatcaaATCGCCCTTCAGTATCATAAATAACCTCTTCGATAAGATCCGCACCAAGTTCCTTGCGACATGATGCAGCTCTGGCGATCCGCTGCATACGTATGCATTTACGCTTGTATAATCCATTGATATCCTCTGATAACAGCTTGATCTTTTAACAGACTTCTTCTGGAGTGAAGCGGAATTTATCTAGAGCTTCAGAGGTTCCGCTTGCGACAAGTCGGGGTACGTTGGAGATCTAATCAAAGAAAAAGCCCATAGCCAGCATTAGTTTCCCGTGGTACAGGCCCTCATCGGCGCTAGAGCCACCGCCGTGGGTCAGGTAGATAACTGTATGATCATGATCTAGAATAGCACGCTGTGGAGCAAAGGTCGTGATGAGAAAGGATGAGTGTTCACCCTTCAATAATAATGCAAAAGTAAAACCTTTACAACCTGTGGCACTGAATTGATGACTGGTATCAATGTCTCGACGCGCAGCTTCCGATATAGACCATATGACTCCATCAATCGGTCCTTGATCCATAGCTGCGACTAGTCCTTGCACCAGCTTAGCGACATGATCGTTGGATAAGATGATATGGGTACCAAGAGCCAAGTACAAAGTCTTCTTATGCTTCTCCAAAAAGCCCTCATACGGCTCTGAGAGGGAGGATAAGTATCAGCAAGAATCGGACCAATTGCTTATACTAATGGCAGTATATCCTTTGGCACCTCCAAGCCAAAGAACGAATtgattaatataaggcaatTAGGTTTGCTTAGAGCTAGAAGTAGGTAGTTTACCCTAgcatcttatcttatctgcTTAGTCTACttaacctatttaataatagaaggTAATgccttaaaaataataagcttattccTAAAATGCAGCTATATTAAAGCATTcttagatattaatatcccTTTATTTTAAAACCCTAGCTTGCCAGGAATATAAAAGCAGGGATATATAAAAGCTAGTATCTAAAGATACACTATAGCAACAGGGATATTATATTGGTACTAGGTATCCTTAATGGCATCTATAAAAACGTCGGCGATTATTATATCAGGCTTTGTAGCAGGATTATTATCGATACGCTTTAAATGCTAATACATTTAAGTCCAGTATAAGTCAAACAGGTATTTAGAGTCCATAACACCAGCAAATCCTTTCGAAGCATCCCATTCTTACATATAGAGATAATGagcttcaagatcttcataTAAAGGCCCGGGACCCATATGATAAACCTAGCTAATATACCCATAGCCCATAGTCTATGACTCTTGACTCTCTAGAGTCGCAAAGTTAACGACATGGCCCCGCTTAGCAAGAACCTTAGCAAGTTCGGGGGCTGGGGCTGTAGATAAAGGGTTAGTGATAGGAGGTCGAAGTCTGTCACTGGGATATTACCGGCGTGAGTGTAGCCGCCTACTGTAACGGCCATTAAAATTTTACGAGGTGGGTTCGGGGGAGTCATGATTGCGATAGAGACACAGAAGAACGAGGCGCTGTCGAGAGTGCAGTCGATTCAACAGCGATGCAAAAACGCGGGTGAGCTGATACCAGCGACAAGGCGATGTTGACGTGTGTTTATGGGGGGTATGGTCAAGAAATGGGGAGATCGGCTATACTATTCAGATTACCCGAGATCCCTCGGACCAGCATCTTTCTCGAATCAGCTTACCAGAGTGTGGATCGAATGATAGATGCGTCGGAGGTGGCCAGCCAATCATAATAGCAAATGTCAGTACTGAACCAAAAATTCACTCATCTGAGACAGTCCAGTGGCTCCTTTGTTAGCAGTATTTGACGCATGACAAACGACGAGGCGCTAATCAAACTTCATAAGAAGACCGAAATCATTTTCGGTGCTCTCCGCAGCAATGTtttggatgttgagaagcttccCTTCTGACTTTCGTCACGCTTTCAAGACGATGCCTCCAGTCTGGAGCCTCTGGTTCTTATTGTAAGTCAACCACAGCCCACAACTGCTTTCATTGCATCACCAACGGTTTGAACGACTTTGTCTTTGAGTCCGTTGCCAAGGAGGCGCACGATGCGATGATCCATAcaagtattataatagtaatttatcCAAGTGATAAATTGGAGTTATTGCAGTTTGCCAATTATTTGAATTATATACATGGCGACCACAAATTTCTTCTTATAGACCCTCTTGAGGACCCTTACGGTTAGCTACTCTAAACTGCTCCCTCTATTACTCACTAGCTGCGATAATCTTGTCCGCCATTGCAGGTAGCGTTTCAGCAACCACGTTTAGCTCCCCATAGATCTCATAGAGATACTCACCCTCCAACACCATACTGTAAGCAGTCCTAAATCTGCAGCACCTCATGTTAGTTACCTCATACAACAACCGCCACAAAGAGCACAACTTACCCAGCAGACTTTGCGCCAGACACGTCCCAAAGATGCGCAGCAGCGAACCAAGGCTTTGACTCAGAAGTGGAAAGCTTGTTCAAAATAGGCCCATAAGCCTCAGGACACGGCTTCGCGACTCCATTTGTGTCACAAGATAGTAGATTCTCAGCCGGCATGTCAACTCCCGCTTTCGAGAAATACCCCCCCACACGGGAGATATCCCCAGTCGTGAAGCACCAAACAGTGAAACCAGCATCACGAAGCTTCTGGATACACTCTGCAGCTCCATCCCTAAGCTTCAACTCCTTGAACTCATTCATCAAGTACGCAACATCCTCTGCGGCTGCAAAAGAGCGGGGattctcaacaccagcataATGAAGACAGCGGTAAAATAGAGCCTCAAAAAGCTTGAGGAACTGTACGTAATGGCCGTGGAGAGACAAGTACGCGTACTCACGCTCTGCCATTTCTAGCCAGCATATTCCGAGGAGTGTGGGCTGAATACCCCGAGGGATGAGCTTATCGCCCAGGCGCTCTTTGATAGCTTCGTAGAGATGCTCGTAGCTGACGAGGGTTCCGACCACGTCGAAGACAACGTTTCTATTGGGGGCAGTCATTGCCTCAGAGATATTTTGATAATGATACCGATAGAGTGAAATAGATGGATGAGGCTACGTCTGGTTCCTGTACAGCGTTTGGCTGTTATTATGACGGGGATTAAGTAGTAGGTTTGTCGTTATCAATCAGAGCATGGGGATGTATCTTCCCCGCATCAAGATGTAATACTAAGGCGTTCATACGACATCAAAGTTCCTTGAAACCTTATCAATCAGTCACTTGATTCCCGAATTTGCTTCGGCAGCTCAGAGAAGCCCGGACCGGCCGTGTAATGTTATCATTGATGGTCGAACCGGAAGACTCTCACCGGGACGATCACTTATGGCCTTGATTACATATTGTTACCACACGAACGACCATGACGCCCTCCAAAGACTATCTTCAGATTGGTAACCTATTTGTCACATCTGCAGCTTGTACTCCTTTGGAACAACAGTTAGGAGGCCTTGCGCAGCGAGTTCAGTGAGGCAAGGATATCACACCGACCGAACCTGGGGAAATGCTCCTAATGCTGTTTGGGAGTTACATCCTAAGTTCCATAACCATCCTTTACAGAACCAAGGTTTAGAGGCTCATAAGCCGATGATGGAATTTAGTCTGGTATAGGAAGCTTTAGATAATCCTCACACTTAGCATTCCGACCCATTTAGGAGTAGCCGCAGTTATTATACCTACCCATTATATTTGATACTGCGATCTTGAACAGACAATTCCATGCATGTATACCCCAGTTCATATGTTCCAGGGCCAACGATGCATTTAGCCAGAGCTTAACACCATGAATACTGGTGAACGCAGCAATCAGACTCATTTCTAGTGCCACCAGCCGGGATTGCCATGTCCTGAAagttcagcttcttcatgctTGTTGACCACTGTGAGACCGGTGATggcagatgatgatcatTTACTTCGAACCATTTGCATGGAAGCTTCATGATCTCCTCAGATAACGGTCCTGTGCGTCAAGCCGGATCGACCACGCCGGTCCTTCTCATCTTATCAGGTTGTAAAAAGAGGGCGCGCTTTTGGCTATAGTACTGCTGTAGCAACAGACTCAAGAGCGGGGGAAAAGTTGAGATACGCGATTGGGTAACATTCACCAAGACGTATTGGGAACTGATGCTACATACTGGTCTGTTGTGGTCTGCCGATCGAACCCACCGGATCAGAATTACTGCTTCGGGTCTAGCCCTGTCATGATGGAGTTGCGTGGGATTTACACGCTAGCTGAGGACCTCTTGGTAGGGTGCACGCGACATTTAGCAATGTAACCCCAAAGAGTGAGGAGTAAGTACCAAACTATCGGTAAATGATTTGGCTTTGGGGGGTAAGAGAGTAAGTTCAACATTCGTATTGAGCAACGAGTAGTTCAGTCAGGATCAGGATGTACTCCTCACGATCGATATGTATCCTATTTTGGAAGCACTATCTACAATTTTGCACCTTCCCTCCTCTGGACAGTCTTCCAAGTGTCCAGTATAGTGTTGTTGGGACTATCAAGCCTCTCTTGAGTAGCCTTGTAGAGCTTCGGTATACCTGTCTTCTCGTAGCTCAGGCCCTCCATCACCATAGACGCCACGCCTTTCGCAGACAGGAGTATCTGCGGCATGCCGTGTCCACTGAAGCCGGCAAGCATATACTGACTCTGTCTTCCGGGGACAGCACCCACATGGGGCAAGCCATCAGATGAGTAACCCATAACTAGTCCAAGAGTAAGTAAATTTTTAACAAAGAGAGGTACGTCAACTCACCTCCAGTCCAAACCTTGGACGTATACGCGCCACTGTCTTCCCAGCCGTGGAAGACACGCTGCATATACCCATCGAAATAGTTCTTCGCTGAGTCAATTAACTGGTCGTCGTTGACGTTGTTGTACCAGCTGTCAAGATCATGGTAGTACATTGATCGTGCGCCTCCAACTATAATGCTTCCGTCAAGCCTGGGAATGAGATATTCATACTTGGTATCAGACCAGCGGATGATATAAGAGTTTGGCAGTAGAGGCGCCGGTGTCTTATTGGGCTTGATGTGACTGCAAATGCCCCGAACCGGGACGATCTTGTCAGCGAACTCGGGCAAGATGGATGATGTGTAGGCGTTGGTTGCGTAGATGATCTTTGCAGCTCGGATCGTGCCGCGAGAAGTCTTCAGTGTCAGATAGCCCTCCTCATCGGGCTTTTCAGTAACTGCAGTGACTGGCGTGTTGGTCTGCAGGTTGacaccagcatcaacagccttgGACAGAAGTTGGAGAATGAGCTTGTAAGGCCAGCAGTGGCCCGCCGTGTAGGAAAAGCAGCCTTTGGCCCCCTTGACACCTGAAAGCTAAGACACAGACTGTGAGAACCATTTCAGCTATTCAATTGGAATCGGATGTTGCTTACCTGCTCAGCTTCAGCGCCTTCAGCAAAGTAGACATCTTGCATAACAGAAACCCCGTTCTGTCTGAGAGCGTCTACTCCCGCTTTTATCTTATCCAGTATGGTGTCTGACATAAGCGCATCGACAGCACGGGTGTAGACAAAGTCGCAGTCAACGCCCTCTTGCTCAATTGCTTTTTTGACAGCAGCAAgattcttggcttcgaaCTCTGCTGCCTCTGCCGCAGCTTCGATGCCGTAAGTAGCCAGAAGATTCGCAGGTCGGTTGTACGGATCTGGTTTCAGATGGCCGCCTGTATTAAATAACACTGTTAAAGCAGAATTTGGCACTGGAGATTGAGGGTCACATACCATTTCGTCCCGTAGCTCCCGAGCAAGCCTGACGAGCTTCAAGAATCACAATCTTGGGCGCAGGAACGCCTCGAGCCTTGCACTGCTCAAGAATATGATAAACTGTCGCAACGCCTGCGTAGCCAGCACCGATGATGGCAATGTCGACTTGGGCAGGAAGCTCTAGTGTTGAGCGGTGGTTATCGAGAAGATGCGGCTCTGACCTCCAAAATGGGGTTGTGGCGTTATCgacaggaagaggagagggcGACATGGTATTGATTGTGGCTGGATAAGATATCTTGGTTTAGTTGTTATCTGTCTTTGAAAAAACAAGGTAGTGAGATGTTGAGTAAAATAGGTGTGAGCAATTAGTAGCCTCCACTTTATTGAACCCCCGTACTACACTTTGTAAACGAGGTGAATGTAACTCACCGATGCACCTTGAGGGCGAAGCAGAAAGGGAAACTCAATCATGTGCATCTAAAGCCCGGTACGTGCTATCAGTTGACCGGCCCGGTTGTTTTGGTAGCAGAAACGTTTATCTGAAAACACGATGACATCCAGTACCAGTGTCTCGTTCATGTTGCACCCAGACCATCCTGTAATAAAAAAGGGTTTACGGAGTAAGCCTAAAGTAACACTAGAGAATTGCCGTATCGAGTAAAACCGGCCCGGTCTAGCGAGATTGTCTGCTGTTACATACCCTACACGGCCAATCAGCACAGTGGATAACGCGGCAATTTAGTGCCTGATAGCTGAACCAAATCTGGGCGTTCCCCGCGATAAGCATTTGAACCAGCAAACGCGGGGTAACCCTCCCACCGCTCAATGCTACCCTACGCCATGAGCAGTGAGGTCTCCCAAAGTTAGTTGGCTGATAACCAATGATATATATGCTATTACTGTCCTTCGCAGAATGATTCCATACGAGTTTAATCGTTCTATGCTCAAGAGGCCATTTCTGATCATCCAAACGGAATAATATTGTATGCAGCATGGCGACTGCAGCCCCCAAGGACGACATCAAAATCAGTGGACACAATGATCTTGCTCCAACTACCAGTTATATCGATGGCGAAGTCCTCGACGCAGGAATTGACTACGGCTACTTCAATGCTTCAAAGTTTACAAAGTTCTACAGGAGCGTTTTGTTCCAAATGATCCTCCTTGGACTGTAAGTCATGTCACCGAAATCAAGTTCAACTCTTGCTTATATCTCCATAGTCTCTCCTGCGTTGGTCCAGCAATGTCTGATGCCATTTCCAATCTTGGAGGCGGCGGTCTCTCCACTCCGTACCTAGCAAACCTAGCGACCTCTCTCAATTATACGGCTGGATGTCTACTCACTCTTTTCGGCGGCCCCTTGATCAACAAGTTGGGTATCAAATGGTCCTGCATCATAGCAGCGGTTGGAATGCCTCTTTCCGGTTCTGCGTACTACGTTTGCGCAAAGTACCGTGTTAATTGGTATCTCATCTTTGCAAAGGTAATTGCAGCTCTGTACATAGCTTGTCATTGCTGACCGGTGTCATAGATACTCACAGGATTCACCTATGGCTTTTTGTACGTTGCAGAGTCTACGGCCATGTTGTCATATCCCCTAGCAAACGACAGAGGCTTCTATCTAGGTGAGTAATCTGCAACCAGGTATGAAGTGCTACTGACACTTTATCCAGGTGTATGGTCGGCCATGCGGAACTCGGGTAGCGTCATTGGAGGCGCTATCAACTTTTCTAATAATCACAGTGACTCCAAAGCAGGTGGCGTAGCGTGGTCCACCTACCTTGTCTTTATTGCCTTTGGTAAGTCGCACACGTCAAAGATAGTCTCTGAAGTGTCTAACGAGGGTTCGATAGAATGCACTGGCCTGGTTTGggctttcttgctctcgcCAACTAGACGCGTCCGACGTCATGATGCCACCAAAGTTGCCATGTCCGAGCGAGCCAGCTGGAAGCAAGAGTTTGCTGCCTTGTGGAAACATTTACAACGCAAAAAGGTGAGTTATTTGTAGCCGTGGTCGCAAGCACTTGCTGATATTGAAATCGAGACCTGGCTCATGACTTTACCTGCCTTTTACTCGTTCTTCTGTGGCGGAACGATGGGCACCTATTTGTCGTTGCACTTTTCAGTGCGAGCGAGAGCAttgtcttctctcctcctccgtaAGTACATGGCCAAGTTATGCTGAGTGCAAGATAATAACTTGGTATCACCCATCAGCGACCCTTTCCATCGTGGAGGTGATCCTCTATGGAAAGCTTCTAGACAGGACTCGCTGGTCCCAGACCAAGCGAGCATGGATCTCCTTTGCCTGCTGGTTGATTCCACAAGCAGCCTGCTTCATCTGGATTGGAATCGAGTATTCCAAGTTTGGCGGCAGCAAACTCGAAAACGCTCTGGACTATGAAACGTATGCTCATCCTTGGCCTCGTAACATCCCTTGCAATAATTACTGACGGGTACTTTCTCAAAGTAACACCAGAAAATGGGTAGAGGCTTACCTCCCATATTTGATAATGCAATCAACTAGCTACGTATGCCAGCTATCTCTATACTGGATCCTCGGAACTTTCTCCACCGATGCCGGATCTTCTGCCCGTTCGGGTGGTTTGCTCCGAGCCTTTGAGACGGCCGGACAGACGGTCTCCTACGCGATCAACTCTCACAGCGGATCCGACGCTAGAATTCCCTTCTATGTCCACGCGGCCATCTTGTGCCTCACTATTCCCTGCATGGTGTTCCTCATTCGGCTTGTACCAGAAGCCCCAGCTGCAACAGATATTGATGTAGAGCCAGTAGTCGATTCACCTGCTAACAAGCAGGTCGACTAAGAGCTGAGAAACGGAGGACAGTAGTGTAAAGTGTTAGATGGTTGATGGGTAGGAGAGACTTGCAATTATGTATTGTTATCGGGGCCTGATTATGAGATTTCGCCCTCTAGAATGGAATTTGTTTATCAATTGATCATATATGTGGTGCCATGAATAGACCTTGAGCTACACGTGTTATTGTGCAACTGAatcttgtggctgagagatTGAATCAGCACCAAGAGCTTAGAAAGGTTGTATACTTACCAAGTTTCTCCAAGTCTTACCGACTTAAGCTATTGCATGAATAATGAGCAGCAAAAAGGCAATACTGTGCTATGTACAAGCACCGTTATTAACGAAGCGGCGGCTTAAGGATCACTACCTTCATGTTGCGAATGAACACAACAGCATGTGATGCCAACAGGCTTCTCATGTAGGCCTTGTTGCCTTGATACACAATCACATCCTCAAGTGCTTTATGTGCCTTGCtgctaaataaattaagatACATAAGTTTGCAGACTGCTTCTTCCAGTGGAAAATGACTCTGACGAAACATGGGTGTTAAGGTTTTCTTAAGAAGGCTTTAATTTATGCAAAATAACTCAACTCCCAATAAGGCCAACGTCGACTTCTATAATCCTTAACGAGCCTCCCAGATGGCGTATCAATCAGCTCACAACTTGGGTCCATCCTCAACAGTCAGAGTGCCTGTCTTCTGGATGAGGTATTCCTCAATAGCCACATCCTTGCCTGCTTCTTTGCCATAGCCCGACATC
Proteins encoded in this window:
- a CDS encoding related to oxidoreductase, whose translation is MSPSPLPVDNATTPFWRSEPHLLDNHRSTLELPAQVDIAIIGAGYAGVATVYHILEQCKARGVPAPKIVILEARQACSGATGRNGGHLKPDPYNRPANLLATYGIEAAAEAAEFEAKNLAAVKKAIEQEGVDCDFVYTRAVDALMSDTILDKIKAGVDALRQNGVSVMQDVYFAEGAEAEQLSGVKGAKGCFSYTAGHCWPYKLILQLLSKAVDAGVNLQTNTPVTAVTEKPDEEGYLTLKTSRGTIRAAKIIYATNAYTSSILPEFADKIVPVRGICSHIKPNKTPAPLLPNSYIIRWSDTKYEYLIPRLDGSIIVGGARSMYYHDLDSWYNNVNDDQLIDSAKNYFDGYMQRVFHGWEDSGAYTSKVWTGVMGYSSDGLPHVGAVPGRQSQYMLAGFSGHGMPQILLSAKGVASMVMEGLSYEKTGIPKLYKATQERLDSPNNTILDTWKTVQRREGAKL
- a CDS encoding related to 2-haloalkanoic acid dehalogenase — translated: MTAPNRNVVFDVVGTLVSYEHLYEAIKERLGDKLIPRGIQPTLLGICWLEMAEREYAYLSLHGHYVQFLKLFEALFYRCLHYAGVENPRSFAAAEDVAYLMNEFKELKLRDGAAECIQKLRDAGFTVWCFTTGDISRVGGYFSKAGVDMPAENLLSCDTNGVAKPCPEAYGPILNKLSTSESKPWFAAAHLWDVSGAKSAGFRTAYSMVLEGEYLYEIYGELNVVAETLPAMADKIIAAKPYEGFLEKHKKTLYLALGTHIILSNDHVAKLVQGLVAAMDQGPIDGVIWSISEAARRDIDTSHQFSATGCKGFTFALLLKGEHSSFLITTFAPQRAILDHDHTVIYLTHGGGSSADEGLYHGKLMLAMGFFFD